The following coding sequences lie in one Candidatus Zixiibacteriota bacterium genomic window:
- a CDS encoding GNAT family N-acetyltransferase has translation MANRKEPVKYSFKEVSSELWPAFEALFGENGACGGCWCQWWRVSKGGKTWDATKGSPAKKMMKKLFMENRVTGLLAFNGEKAVGWCSYGPRIDYPRLEGMKAYRREDMTDVTQIWCINCFFIERHYRREGLARMMLEAAVKYIKKRRVKIIEAYPTPRTKDGQKLPAAFVYTGPLEMFEAAGFKIIQRHSHSRPLVELKL, from the coding sequence ATGGCAAATCGGAAAGAGCCGGTGAAATATTCATTCAAAGAGGTTTCATCTGAGTTATGGCCGGCTTTCGAGGCCCTTTTCGGTGAAAACGGTGCCTGCGGCGGATGCTGGTGCCAGTGGTGGCGGGTGTCTAAAGGGGGCAAGACCTGGGATGCCACCAAAGGTTCCCCGGCCAAAAAGATGATGAAGAAGTTATTCATGGAAAACCGGGTGACCGGTTTGCTGGCTTTCAATGGCGAGAAAGCGGTTGGCTGGTGTTCCTATGGTCCCCGTATCGATTATCCCCGTTTGGAGGGGATGAAGGCCTACCGCAGGGAAGATATGACCGATGTCACTCAAATCTGGTGCATCAACTGTTTTTTTATTGAGCGACATTATCGCCGTGAAGGACTGGCCCGGATGATGCTCGAGGCGGCCGTAAAATATATTAAAAAGCGTAGAGTGAAAATCATTGAAGCCTACCCGACCCCGCGGACAAAGGACGGCCAAAAACTTCCGGCCGCCTTCGTTTATACCGGACCGCTGGAAATGTTCGAAGCCGCCGGATTTAAAATAATTCAACGCCATTCGCATTCCCGCCCCCTGGTGGAATTGAAATTATAA
- a CDS encoding DNA-3-methyladenine glycosylase I, producing MRQKPIRRCAWAGNDPLMVRYHDREWGVPVRDDRKLFEFLVLEGMQAGLSWSTILKKRENYRTAFDNFNPEKIARYSEAKINKLMQNEGIIRNRLKIGAIIANANAYIEICQHHGHFADYIWDFVDGRPVRNRWKTIKELPAETYLSKTMSRDLKRNGFRFVGPTICYAFMQAVGMVNDHIIDCFRYKELLSADE from the coding sequence ATGAGACAAAAGCCGATCAGACGATGTGCCTGGGCGGGTAATGATCCGTTAATGGTTAGGTATCATGACCGCGAATGGGGTGTGCCGGTGCGTGATGATAGAAAGCTCTTTGAATTTCTTGTTCTCGAAGGTATGCAGGCCGGTCTGAGCTGGTCGACGATTTTAAAGAAACGCGAGAATTATCGGACCGCTTTTGATAATTTCAATCCCGAAAAAATCGCCCGTTATTCCGAAGCGAAAATCAATAAGCTGATGCAAAACGAGGGGATAATCCGTAATCGGCTTAAAATCGGGGCGATTATTGCCAATGCCAACGCTTATATTGAAATCTGTCAACATCACGGGCATTTTGCCGATTATATATGGGATTTTGTCGATGGCCGTCCTGTTAGAAACCGATGGAAGACCATAAAAGAACTCCCGGCCGAGACTTATCTCTCGAAAACGATGAGCCGGGATTTGAAAAGAAACGGTTTTCGTTTTGTTGGACCGACCATCTGTTACGCTTTCATGCAGGCGGTCGGGATGGTCAACGATCATATCATTGATTGTTTTCGTTATAAAGAACTGCTTTCTGCCGACGAATAA
- a CDS encoding acetyl-CoA hydrolase/transferase family protein, protein MKIVADVSEVVNPTIFKPRSVIYTSGNAATPQTLLEHLARDMSIKHIALYSILLLGERIKPLFSEERCQGITHRVIFNSNITREAVNRGWAKYHPMHLSEVPKYARLSEGFDIVLICVSGPDPAGNYSLGTTVEGVLAAIQSVRRKGGVVIAERNKQMPFVLGTTIPENYIDYLIDSDYPLPVSPVHDPDERARRIGEIIASLYISDGTGSEPGSTLQYGIGEVPEAVTDAIIRKGVGDLGIHTELFASAMIKLVRKGVVTNRWKKDINFSISSIFLAETAEDYDWYHYNSSIQSRPSDYTNSVFNIAAHPKMVTINSAIGVDLHGNIWADSLDARQIYSGVGGQADFIRGAQYSEGGVAIIALKSSTRAGISKIVDRCPAGITTTSIPADQAIIVTEYGAFDPRKLSLGERAIGIAHLAEPAEREKLLKVIRDDPAFHKPNLTLVKGIPGFIPYDRAIQNL, encoded by the coding sequence ATGAAAATAGTAGCCGATGTTTCGGAAGTGGTCAATCCGACCATCTTCAAACCCCGCAGTGTAATTTATACCTCGGGGAATGCCGCCACTCCGCAAACCCTGCTGGAGCACTTGGCCCGCGATATGTCGATCAAGCATATCGCCCTCTACAGCATTCTCCTTCTGGGAGAGAGAATCAAACCTCTTTTTAGCGAGGAACGCTGCCAGGGGATTACTCACCGGGTCATTTTCAACAGTAATATTACCCGTGAGGCGGTCAATCGGGGCTGGGCCAAGTATCATCCGATGCATCTCTCGGAAGTTCCCAAGTATGCCCGGTTAAGTGAGGGATTCGATATTGTCCTGATCTGTGTCAGCGGACCTGATCCGGCCGGTAATTACAGCCTGGGGACCACGGTGGAAGGTGTTCTGGCCGCCATCCAGTCGGTTCGTCGCAAAGGTGGAGTGGTTATTGCCGAGCGCAATAAACAGATGCCTTTTGTTCTCGGGACCACCATTCCCGAAAATTATATTGATTATTTGATTGATTCCGATTATCCTCTGCCGGTCAGCCCGGTTCATGATCCGGATGAACGAGCCAGAAGAATTGGGGAGATAATCGCTTCGCTGTATATTTCCGATGGTACAGGAAGTGAACCGGGATCGACCCTTCAGTATGGTATCGGCGAAGTCCCCGAAGCGGTAACCGATGCCATAATTCGCAAAGGGGTCGGGGATCTTGGGATTCATACCGAGTTGTTCGCCAGCGCCATGATTAAACTGGTCCGGAAGGGAGTGGTGACCAACCGCTGGAAAAAGGATATCAATTTTTCCATCTCATCGATTTTTCTTGCCGAGACAGCTGAGGATTACGACTGGTATCATTATAACAGCTCAATTCAAAGCCGTCCCTCGGATTATACCAATTCCGTATTCAATATTGCGGCCCATCCCAAAATGGTAACCATCAACAGCGCCATCGGGGTCGATCTGCATGGAAATATCTGGGCCGATTCGCTTGATGCCCGCCAGATATACAGCGGGGTCGGGGGACAGGCCGATTTTATCCGTGGCGCTCAGTATTCCGAGGGTGGAGTAGCCATTATTGCTCTTAAGTCGAGCACCCGGGCCGGAATCTCAAAGATTGTAGACCGCTGTCCTGCCGGTATTACCACCACCTCGATTCCGGCCGATCAGGCCATAATAGTAACCGAGTATGGGGCTTTCGATCCCCGGAAACTGAGTCTGGGTGAACGGGCTATCGGAATTGCCCATCTGGCCGAACCGGCCGAGCGCGAAAAATTGCTGAAGGTTATCCGTGATGACCCGGCTTTCCATAAACCCAATCTGACCCTGGTCAAGGGAATCCCCGGATTTATTCCCTATGATCGAGCCATTCAGAATTTGTGA
- a CDS encoding DegT/DnrJ/EryC1/StrS family aminotransferase — MNIKFLDLKAQYDSIKNEIDTGIAGVIESSSFALGPAVKRFEEHFADYCGVRHVIAVDSGTSALFLILKGLGVGPGEEIITAANTFIATVAAIVHTGARPVLVDVDRVTRNINPARIEAAITTKTRVIVPVHLYGSMAEMDAIENIARKKNIMVVEDAAQAQGARYKNRRSGSIGVAAGFSFYPGKNLGAYGEAGAITTSDDNLAATLRRLRDHGSDKKYYHDLIGYNARMDGIQGAVLDVKLRHLDGWNARRNQIAGMYGEKLSELPIRLPAQLPDHYQVYHQYVIETDRRDQLQEFLLKNGIPTMIHYPIPVHKQEAFRRAGLTADCCPVTESLAERILSLPIYPELHDEQIEYIAEKTKEFFAS; from the coding sequence ATGAATATTAAATTTCTGGATTTGAAAGCCCAATACGATTCGATCAAGAATGAAATCGATACGGGCATAGCGGGCGTAATCGAAAGCAGTAGTTTTGCGCTTGGACCGGCCGTGAAACGCTTTGAGGAGCACTTCGCCGATTATTGCGGAGTAAGACATGTCATAGCTGTCGATTCCGGAACCTCGGCGCTTTTTTTGATTCTCAAGGGCTTGGGAGTCGGGCCGGGTGAAGAGATTATCACGGCGGCCAATACATTTATTGCCACGGTGGCGGCCATTGTCCATACCGGGGCCAGGCCGGTTCTGGTTGATGTTGATCGGGTCACCCGCAATATCAATCCGGCTCGAATCGAAGCAGCCATTACGACAAAAACCAGAGTCATCGTGCCGGTTCACCTGTATGGTTCCATGGCCGAGATGGATGCCATTGAGAATATCGCCCGGAAGAAAAATATCATGGTGGTCGAGGATGCGGCCCAGGCGCAGGGAGCCCGGTATAAAAATCGCCGGTCTGGTTCGATCGGTGTTGCCGCCGGATTTTCATTTTATCCCGGAAAAAACCTGGGGGCTTATGGTGAGGCGGGGGCGATTACCACCTCGGATGACAATCTGGCGGCCACCTTGCGGAGACTTCGTGATCATGGCTCGGACAAAAAATATTATCATGATCTGATTGGATACAATGCGCGTATGGATGGTATTCAGGGGGCGGTGCTGGACGTTAAACTCAGGCATCTCGACGGATGGAATGCCCGGCGCAATCAGATTGCCGGGATGTATGGCGAAAAACTCAGTGAACTGCCGATTCGACTCCCGGCGCAGTTGCCGGATCATTACCAGGTGTATCATCAGTATGTTATCGAGACGGACAGACGCGACCAATTGCAGGAATTTCTTCTGAAAAACGGTATTCCGACCATGATTCATTATCCCATTCCGGTTCATAAACAGGAAGCTTTCCGGCGGGCCGGTTTGACGGCCGATTGTTGTCCTGTGACCGAATCTCTGGCGGAGCGAATACTTTCTCTTCCTATTTACCCGGAATTACACGATGAGCAGATAGAGTATATTGCCGAGAAAACAAAGGAATTCTTTGCATCCTAA